A portion of the Candidatus Binatia bacterium genome contains these proteins:
- a CDS encoding MFS transporter: MSDRRILYAAAFLRALATGMIGVLIGIHLARQGFDPAGIGAVVTAGLAGAATAALLVTVGGDRAGRKRTLLLLALLGAAGGAVVALAAKPLVIGAAAFFGMLNGMGRDRGASMILDQAILPATASPEKRTAVFAWYNVVQDAGHALGALAAGLPAVLRAAHVSADDSMRAAVGVYALLLAVTALLYTRLGREVEAEAPVARVRLSPETRRIVTRVSALFSLDALGGGFLTSALLSYFFYARFGVREEGIGLLFFGARLLNAASHVGAAWLAKRIGLVNTMVFTHVPSSLLLLTVPFAPNFTIAAILFLLREGLVEMDVPTRQSYVMAVVRPEERTAASGVTHLVRLAMWAVAPAFAGLFMRGGSLGAPLMIGAAMKIAYDGLLYAAFRHVRPPEERKA, encoded by the coding sequence GTGTCGGATCGCCGGATCCTCTACGCCGCCGCCTTTCTCCGCGCCCTTGCGACGGGGATGATCGGGGTCCTGATCGGGATCCACCTCGCGCGCCAGGGCTTCGATCCCGCCGGGATCGGCGCCGTCGTGACCGCCGGGCTCGCCGGCGCGGCGACCGCGGCGCTCCTCGTCACGGTGGGCGGCGATCGCGCCGGCCGCAAGCGCACGCTCCTCCTGCTCGCGCTTCTCGGCGCCGCCGGAGGCGCCGTGGTGGCCCTGGCCGCGAAGCCGCTCGTGATCGGCGCCGCCGCGTTCTTCGGGATGCTGAACGGCATGGGGCGCGATCGCGGCGCCTCGATGATCCTGGACCAGGCGATCCTTCCCGCCACAGCCTCTCCGGAGAAGCGCACGGCGGTGTTCGCCTGGTACAACGTCGTGCAGGACGCGGGGCACGCGCTGGGCGCCCTGGCGGCGGGGCTTCCCGCCGTCTTGCGCGCCGCTCACGTTTCCGCGGACGATTCGATGCGCGCCGCGGTCGGCGTCTACGCGCTCCTCCTCGCGGTCACGGCGCTCCTCTACACGCGGCTCGGTCGCGAGGTCGAGGCGGAGGCTCCCGTGGCGCGGGTCCGGCTCTCGCCCGAGACCCGGCGCATCGTCACGCGCGTCTCGGCGCTCTTCTCGCTGGATGCGCTCGGCGGGGGATTTCTCACCAGCGCGCTCCTCTCCTACTTCTTCTACGCCCGCTTCGGCGTTCGCGAGGAGGGGATCGGCCTGCTCTTCTTCGGGGCGCGGCTCCTGAACGCCGCCTCGCACGTGGGCGCGGCCTGGCTGGCGAAGCGGATCGGGCTGGTGAACACGATGGTCTTCACGCACGTGCCCTCCAGCCTGCTCCTGCTCACGGTTCCGTTCGCCCCCAACTTCACGATCGCCGCGATCCTCTTCCTGCTGCGCGAGGGGCTGGTGGAGATGGACGTTCCCACCCGGCAGTCGTACGTGATGGCGGTGGTGCGGCCGGAGGAGCGCACGGCGGCATCGGGGGTGACGCACCTGGTGCGGCTGGCGATGTGGGCCGTGGCGCCCGCCTTCGCGGGGCTCTTCATGCGCGGCGGCTCGCTGGGGGCGCCGCTGATGATCGGGGCGGCGATGAAGATCGCCTACGACGGGCTGCTCTACGCTGCCTTCCGCCACGTGCGCCCTCCGGAGGAGCGGAAGGCGTAG
- a CDS encoding universal stress protein, whose product MNVLVAVDDSPFSSAALEYVKRFAWPADTQFLVASACPPVWLGPGEAVAADAIVELNRHQESYHRDTADKGAAALQASKLRAKGKLLQGDPRHALLDEARASKADLIVVGSHGRSGVAKLLLGSVASHVVAHAPCSVLVVRSGAK is encoded by the coding sequence ATGAACGTTCTCGTCGCGGTCGACGATTCGCCCTTTTCCAGCGCAGCGCTGGAGTACGTGAAGCGGTTCGCGTGGCCTGCCGATACGCAATTCCTGGTGGCCTCGGCCTGCCCTCCCGTCTGGCTCGGGCCCGGCGAGGCGGTCGCCGCCGACGCGATCGTGGAGCTGAACCGCCATCAAGAGAGCTACCACCGGGACACGGCCGACAAGGGCGCGGCCGCCCTCCAGGCTTCGAAGCTCCGCGCCAAGGGGAAGCTGCTCCAGGGGGATCCGCGGCATGCGCTGCTGGACGAGGCGCGTGCGTCGAAAGCCGACCTGATCGTGGTGGGATCGCACGGGCGCTCCGGCGTGGCGAAGCTCCTGCTCGGAAGCGTCGCGTCGCACGTGGTCGCGCACGCGCCCTGCAGCGTGCTCGTGGTGCGGTCCGGAGCCAAGTAA